Proteins from a genomic interval of Acetobacterium woodii DSM 1030:
- a CDS encoding ribonuclease H family protein: MKVIHLYTDGGCRGNGKDGENLGAIGGLLIYPEKNVIKEYQRAYENTTNNQMELLAVIEGLKLLKEPCEVHIYSDSAYVVNAYLQNWIGGWKAKNWTRGKAGALKNKEIWMELDQLVNSHQVTFHKVKGHAENPYNNRADLLVNQAMDEYNHMD, translated from the coding sequence ATGAAAGTTATTCATTTATACACCGATGGGGGTTGTCGCGGGAATGGCAAAGATGGCGAAAATCTTGGCGCTATTGGCGGTCTGCTGATTTATCCCGAAAAAAATGTTATAAAAGAATATCAGCGAGCCTACGAAAACACGACCAATAACCAGATGGAGTTATTGGCGGTAATTGAAGGTTTGAAACTTCTAAAAGAGCCTTGTGAAGTTCATATTTATAGTGATTCTGCCTATGTTGTTAATGCCTATTTGCAAAATTGGATTGGCGGATGGAAGGCGAAAAACTGGACAAGAGGAAAAGCCGGAGCCTTAAAAAACAAGGAAATTTGGATGGAATTGGATCAGCTGGTTAATAGCCATCAGGTAACCTTTCATAAAGTTAAAGGTCATGCTGAGAATCCTTACAATAATCGTGCCGATTTATTGGTGAATCAGGCGATGGACGAATATAACCATATGGATTAA
- a CDS encoding DUF2207 domain-containing protein, which translates to MKKHSILLLLGLLFCGIMFPGNALAQENFIINQYDVTMNVQENHAYAVNENLTVTFSQQSHGIYRYIPYAGSFYREINGQPVETSYRARVSKINVANFDYDVSTENDNYLIKIGNSNSYVSGTQSYLISYIWDPGDDKISSMDDVYFNIIPQNSDTSIQNAHFKIVMPKAFDASQVEFITGGYGSTNTDGVSFTVNGNTIEGNLNQPLSNNQGVTLKINLPQGYFIGAFTGNEFDPLMYIIFALALIGAAVIWFFTGRDKKPVETIEFYPPQNFTPSQIGFVVDGTLDKAEVLSLLMYWADKGYMTIEQIDKKNFIFHKIKNLPADAFDFEQTLFNDIFDQKDSFSTTSVPESFYDTFIATKGQIKDYFDIPENQLFTHSSKAGLVVISILMALPLLAYVINGVYKIGMLTPLSDGLLFIGIVSCFAIVPTVFSANLITSAIRNRNGMARKKTIGRLILGLLLLLVSIAILILINSLMDYTSILPILLALFATGGIACFQIVATQRTETGRLWLGQVLGFKNFIEKAEKDRIIALVNENPQYFFNILPYAYVLGITDKWAKNFETINIPQPSWYYGATYGNNFTSLLFASSLMHSMDHIASTIIVPPHSGSGGFGGGGFSGGGGFSGGGGGGGGVGSW; encoded by the coding sequence ATGAAAAAACACAGTATCCTACTCCTTCTTGGGCTTCTTTTTTGCGGCATTATGTTTCCGGGAAATGCCTTGGCTCAAGAAAATTTTATTATTAACCAATACGATGTAACCATGAATGTTCAGGAAAATCATGCCTATGCTGTTAACGAAAATCTAACAGTTACTTTTTCCCAACAAAGCCATGGTATTTATCGCTATATTCCTTACGCTGGCAGTTTTTACCGCGAAATAAACGGTCAACCGGTCGAAACATCGTATCGTGCTCGGGTCAGCAAGATAAATGTTGCTAATTTTGATTATGACGTATCCACCGAAAATGACAATTATCTTATCAAAATCGGAAATAGCAACAGCTATGTCAGCGGAACTCAAAGCTATCTAATTTCTTATATCTGGGATCCTGGTGATGATAAAATAAGCTCCATGGATGATGTCTACTTTAATATTATCCCGCAGAATTCGGACACCAGTATTCAAAACGCTCATTTCAAAATTGTCATGCCCAAAGCTTTTGATGCTTCGCAAGTGGAATTTATCACTGGTGGATATGGTAGCACCAATACCGACGGTGTTAGTTTTACCGTTAATGGAAATACCATTGAAGGGAACCTTAACCAACCATTATCCAATAACCAGGGCGTAACTTTAAAAATAAATTTACCTCAAGGTTATTTTATTGGCGCTTTTACCGGTAATGAATTTGATCCATTGATGTACATTATTTTTGCGCTTGCCCTCATTGGCGCAGCTGTAATCTGGTTTTTCACCGGTCGCGATAAAAAGCCAGTTGAAACAATCGAGTTTTATCCTCCTCAAAATTTCACCCCATCACAAATCGGCTTTGTTGTCGATGGCACCTTGGATAAAGCTGAAGTTTTATCCTTGTTGATGTATTGGGCTGACAAAGGATATATGACAATTGAACAAATTGACAAGAAAAATTTCATTTTTCACAAAATTAAAAACTTACCTGCCGACGCCTTCGATTTTGAACAAACTTTATTTAATGATATTTTTGATCAAAAAGACAGTTTTTCAACAACCAGTGTGCCGGAAAGTTTTTATGATACCTTTATTGCCACCAAAGGACAAATCAAAGACTATTTTGATATTCCCGAAAACCAACTATTCACCCATTCTTCTAAAGCCGGTCTCGTAGTGATCAGTATTTTAATGGCTTTGCCATTACTGGCTTATGTTATCAATGGCGTATACAAAATTGGGATGTTAACACCGTTATCCGACGGATTGCTATTTATTGGGATCGTCTCATGTTTTGCAATCGTACCGACTGTTTTTAGTGCTAATCTCATTACTTCGGCTATCCGTAATCGTAATGGTATGGCCAGAAAAAAAACCATCGGTCGTTTGATCCTTGGTCTTTTATTGTTACTTGTCTCCATTGCGATTCTGATTTTAATCAATTCTCTGATGGATTATACCTCTATTTTGCCCATCCTGTTGGCGTTATTCGCTACCGGCGGGATCGCCTGTTTCCAAATCGTTGCAACGCAACGTACAGAGACCGGTCGCCTTTGGCTTGGACAGGTACTGGGGTTTAAGAATTTTATTGAAAAAGCCGAAAAAGATCGGATTATTGCCCTGGTAAACGAAAATCCTCAATATTTTTTCAATATTCTTCCATATGCTTACGTTTTAGGAATCACCGATAAATGGGCAAAAAACTTTGAAACAATTAACATCCCCCAACCAAGTTGGTATTATGGAGCCACTTATGGCAATAATTTCACATCGCTACTCTTTGCCTCAAGCCTGATGCATAGTATGGATCATATCGCATCAACGATTATTGTTCCTCCCCATTCCGGATCTGGCGGTTTTGGCGGCGGCGGCTTTTCCGGTGGGGGTGGTTTCTCCGGTGGCGGGGGCGGGGGCGGAGGCGTTGGTAGTTGGTAA
- a CDS encoding phosphoenolpyruvate carboxykinase (ATP): MMESRNINLERTALIKGDLKFTNFGQLIKSTLFRKLIKTFIDELTVKKSYLLKTLEPFQNEEGEFKEGAFIDFIYLLNINSLEEIICSGYFDIQFTYEEYSQLFLGFLEGIYNYWRSIQRFMIKTDVYSADENTKRSKAYSLASNNDAFKKMVLDLYRNIHFNVTGKSVSIYRQLPSGAQVAFLTDNFEFDREVKSKNDSLYKVPYVWEAIFEPPVIFYTQSSKRDGVFPVKDKRILQKFYLDSDEWFAIPVKVGRLLSIVYVQKEYLALGAGLFNLFEMATPEEFTKQKPDAVVFFGLDKSLFEEDEMLGFVTKEEDVYYGLIPDSAGIDYFGYMKKIMLTLHNIIQIEKKAMPVHGAFAKIRVGGKKSANIMLIGDSGAGKSETLEAINKLPKSLACDFDILIDDMGSLHFNKEGELMAVGTEIGAFVRLDDLQPGYAYSTMDRSIFMNPNIVNARVIVPQMSYEEISKSTRVDFVFYINNYEEISESTPPIELFADLDKAYSVFSEGKRMAKGTTGEVGITTTYFANPFGAVQLKEEHEKIAKNTFKKMTEVGVGVGMIRTQLGIPGYEQSGPFDAAQALIQFIDELNKLD, encoded by the coding sequence ATGATGGAATCAAGAAATATTAATTTAGAACGGACGGCTTTAATTAAAGGTGATTTGAAATTTACAAATTTTGGACAACTCATTAAATCGACGCTTTTTAGAAAACTGATAAAAACTTTTATTGATGAACTCACCGTTAAAAAATCATATTTATTAAAAACGTTGGAACCTTTTCAAAATGAAGAAGGCGAATTTAAAGAAGGCGCTTTTATTGATTTTATTTACCTGCTCAATATCAATTCATTAGAGGAAATTATTTGTTCCGGATATTTTGATATTCAATTCACTTATGAAGAATATTCGCAGTTGTTTCTTGGCTTTCTCGAAGGGATCTATAATTATTGGCGAAGCATTCAGCGGTTTATGATAAAAACTGATGTTTATAGTGCGGACGAAAATACCAAACGATCAAAAGCTTATTCGTTAGCGTCAAACAATGATGCCTTTAAAAAAATGGTTTTGGACCTTTATCGAAATATTCACTTCAATGTTACCGGAAAAAGTGTCAGCATTTACCGACAATTGCCAAGTGGTGCACAAGTTGCGTTTTTGACGGACAATTTTGAATTTGATCGTGAAGTAAAAAGTAAAAATGATTCATTGTATAAGGTTCCCTATGTTTGGGAGGCGATCTTTGAGCCGCCGGTTATTTTCTATACCCAATCCAGTAAACGTGATGGCGTTTTTCCGGTAAAGGACAAACGTATTTTGCAAAAGTTTTATTTGGATAGCGATGAATGGTTTGCCATTCCGGTTAAAGTTGGTCGTTTGTTATCGATCGTCTATGTGCAAAAAGAATATCTGGCGTTGGGGGCTGGTTTATTCAATTTATTTGAAATGGCTACGCCTGAAGAATTTACCAAGCAAAAGCCAGATGCCGTTGTTTTCTTTGGACTGGATAAATCCCTTTTTGAAGAAGATGAAATGCTGGGATTTGTCACTAAAGAGGAAGATGTCTATTATGGATTGATTCCGGATAGTGCCGGGATCGATTATTTTGGTTATATGAAAAAAATAATGTTGACATTACATAATATTATTCAAATTGAAAAGAAAGCGATGCCGGTTCATGGGGCTTTTGCAAAAATTAGAGTTGGCGGTAAGAAATCGGCTAATATCATGTTGATTGGTGATAGCGGCGCTGGTAAATCAGAGACGCTGGAAGCCATCAACAAATTACCTAAGTCATTAGCTTGCGATTTTGACATTCTTATTGATGATATGGGTTCACTTCACTTTAATAAAGAAGGCGAGTTGATGGCAGTGGGAACGGAAATAGGGGCTTTTGTTCGTTTGGATGATCTCCAGCCGGGATATGCCTACAGTACCATGGATCGCAGTATTTTTATGAATCCGAATATTGTTAATGCTCGCGTAATCGTTCCTCAGATGTCATATGAAGAAATATCAAAATCAACCCGCGTCGATTTTGTATTTTATATTAATAATTATGAAGAGATTAGTGAGTCAACGCCACCAATCGAATTATTCGCGGATTTAGACAAGGCGTACTCCGTTTTTTCGGAAGGAAAAAGGATGGCAAAAGGAACAACCGGAGAAGTTGGCATCACGACGACCTATTTTGCCAATCCGTTTGGGGCCGTTCAGTTAAAAGAAGAACATGAAAAAATTGCTAAAAATACTTTTAAAAAAATGACAGAAGTTGGCGTTGGCGTTGGAATGATTCGAACCCAACTGGGAATCCCCGGGTATGAGCAAAGTGGGCCTTTTGATGCAGCGCAAGCACTCATTCAGTTTATCGATGAGTTGAACAAATTGGATTAA
- a CDS encoding Ldh family oxidoreductase: MKDETTYRIPFDVLESFMTDALKGIGVPEEDAKICADILITSDKRGIDSHGIGRLKPIYYDRIKKGIQNPVTEFEIVKDTFTTAVIDGHDGMGHVIGKKAMQMAIDKAKIYGMGMTVVRNSTHYGFAGYYPLMAIENNMIGMTGTNARPSIAPTFGVENMLGTNPITVGVPSDEPFPFVLDCATSVSQRGKIEVYDRENKELPDGWVIDRQGNSRTDTKQILIDLVKGEAALTPLGGIGEETGGYKGYGYATFVEILSAALQSGSFLKGLLGFDANGKAQPYHLGHFFIAINIENFTEPESFKKITGDILRDLRASEKMPGQERIYTAGEKEYDAWLDRKDKGTPVNDALIKDILDIKAELGLTQYQFPFEK, from the coding sequence ATGAAAGATGAAACCACCTATCGTATCCCTTTTGATGTTCTGGAATCCTTCATGACCGATGCCCTAAAAGGTATTGGTGTTCCCGAAGAGGATGCCAAAATCTGTGCCGATATCCTGATCACCTCCGATAAAAGGGGCATTGATTCACACGGAATTGGCCGCTTAAAACCGATCTATTATGACCGGATTAAGAAAGGTATCCAAAACCCTGTGACCGAGTTTGAAATTGTTAAAGATACTTTTACCACGGCGGTTATTGACGGTCACGATGGCATGGGTCATGTAATTGGTAAAAAAGCCATGCAAATGGCCATTGATAAAGCGAAAATTTATGGCATGGGAATGACCGTTGTTCGAAACTCCACCCATTATGGTTTTGCCGGTTATTATCCGCTGATGGCAATTGAAAACAACATGATCGGGATGACGGGGACAAATGCCCGTCCGTCAATTGCGCCAACTTTTGGCGTTGAAAACATGCTGGGCACCAATCCGATTACGGTAGGGGTTCCCAGTGATGAGCCATTTCCATTCGTTTTAGATTGTGCAACATCCGTTTCTCAACGCGGTAAAATAGAAGTATATGATCGTGAAAATAAGGAGCTGCCTGATGGCTGGGTGATTGACCGTCAAGGCAATAGCCGTACCGATACCAAGCAAATCCTGATCGATCTGGTTAAAGGTGAAGCAGCACTGACCCCGCTCGGCGGAATTGGCGAAGAAACTGGCGGTTATAAAGGTTATGGTTATGCCACCTTTGTCGAAATATTATCGGCTGCACTGCAAAGTGGATCTTTTTTAAAGGGCCTGCTGGGTTTTGATGCCAACGGCAAAGCGCAACCTTATCATTTAGGCCATTTCTTTATTGCCATTAATATTGAAAATTTCACCGAACCGGAATCATTTAAAAAAATCACCGGTGATATTCTGCGCGATCTACGCGCTTCCGAAAAAATGCCTGGGCAAGAACGCATTTACACAGCTGGTGAAAAAGAATATGATGCCTGGCTGGACCGAAAAGATAAGGGGACTCCGGTCAATGATGCCTTAATTAAAGATATTCTGGATATAAAAGCCGAACTTGGCTTGACCCAATATCAATTTCCTTTTGAAAAATAG
- the leuS gene encoding leucine--tRNA ligase, giving the protein MSTYEHKKIEEKWQKHWEENETFRMEENSDKEKFYGLVEFPYPSGVGLHVGHVRAYTSLEVIARKRRMEGFNVLFPIGWDAFGLPTENYAIQTGRHPRAVTDENIAVFTNQLKRIGYAFDWDKEIDTTDPKYYKWTQWIFLQLFKHGLAFRDRTYVNFCNGCKVVLANEDFRDGKCDRCGSEVVQMEKDVWFLKIRNYAEELLKGLDDVNYLPRIRLEQENWIGKSVGAEVDFTIAGYDKKLRVFTTRPDTLFGATFMVIAPEHPLIEDLSESITNMAELIDYQDQAKRKTEFERVQLAKEKTGVRILGIQAINPVTNSEIPIFIADYVMMGYGTGAIMAVPGHDNRDWDFAKKFDLPIIEVIKGGDVSEAAYTNTDSGKMVNSGFLNGLEVKDAIQKTIDFLENEKLGKRTINYKMKDWAFNRQRYWGEPIPIIHCPKCGMVPVPEAELPLELPVVETYTPTDTGKSPLANIPEWYQTTCPVCGGAAERETDTMPQWAGSSWYFLRYFDNKNDEAFASEEKLKYWMPVDWYNGGMEHVTRHLLYSRFWHQFLFDIGCVPVREPYAKRTAQGLILGNDGEKMSKSKGNVVNPNDIIEEFGADTLRTYIMFIGDYEKSAPWSDNGAKGCRRFLDRVWKLQDMVSAEAGYGKALESTIHKTIKKVNDDYEEMKYNTAIAALMTLVNEFNRENELTRDAFKTFLQLLYPVAPHVTSEIWENMEMGGNLDDAPWPQYDEAKTVDDVIEMAVQINGKVRGTITIPVDADKEAAKAIALAHENILAYTQGKTVVKEIYVPGKIFNIVVK; this is encoded by the coding sequence ATGTCAACATATGAACATAAAAAAATAGAAGAAAAATGGCAAAAGCATTGGGAAGAAAATGAGACCTTCCGGATGGAAGAAAACTCTGACAAAGAAAAGTTCTATGGCCTGGTTGAATTCCCGTATCCATCAGGGGTTGGTCTTCATGTTGGACATGTTCGGGCGTATACATCACTGGAAGTTATTGCCAGAAAACGTCGGATGGAAGGTTTTAATGTGCTTTTCCCGATTGGTTGGGATGCTTTTGGACTGCCAACCGAAAACTATGCGATTCAAACCGGGCGCCATCCTCGAGCCGTTACCGATGAAAATATTGCCGTATTTACCAATCAGCTTAAACGGATTGGTTATGCCTTTGACTGGGATAAAGAAATCGATACAACCGATCCCAAATATTACAAATGGACACAATGGATTTTTTTACAATTGTTTAAACATGGACTGGCTTTTCGAGATCGGACTTACGTAAATTTCTGCAACGGTTGCAAAGTCGTTTTGGCTAATGAAGATTTCCGCGATGGAAAATGTGATCGTTGTGGCAGTGAAGTAGTCCAAATGGAAAAAGATGTATGGTTTTTAAAAATTAGGAACTATGCTGAAGAATTACTTAAAGGTTTGGATGATGTTAATTATCTGCCGCGGATTCGTTTGGAACAGGAAAATTGGATTGGTAAATCGGTTGGTGCCGAAGTTGATTTTACGATTGCCGGTTATGATAAAAAGTTACGGGTATTTACGACGCGACCTGACACGCTGTTTGGGGCAACTTTTATGGTTATTGCGCCAGAACATCCTTTGATAGAGGATCTTTCGGAGTCGATTACAAATATGGCGGAATTGATTGATTATCAAGATCAGGCTAAACGAAAAACGGAGTTCGAACGTGTCCAATTGGCAAAAGAAAAAACCGGGGTGCGAATTTTAGGGATTCAAGCGATTAATCCGGTGACAAACTCGGAGATACCTATTTTTATTGCTGATTATGTCATGATGGGTTATGGTACTGGCGCCATTATGGCGGTACCAGGTCATGATAATCGAGACTGGGATTTTGCGAAAAAATTTGATTTGCCGATCATTGAAGTTATCAAAGGTGGAGATGTAAGCGAAGCGGCGTATACCAACACTGATTCTGGTAAAATGGTGAACTCCGGCTTTTTAAATGGGCTGGAAGTCAAAGATGCGATTCAAAAAACGATTGATTTTCTGGAAAACGAAAAGCTGGGAAAACGGACGATTAATTATAAAATGAAAGATTGGGCCTTTAATCGGCAACGATATTGGGGTGAACCCATTCCAATTATTCATTGTCCCAAATGTGGCATGGTGCCAGTGCCGGAAGCAGAATTGCCGCTGGAATTACCAGTCGTTGAAACTTATACGCCTACGGATACTGGTAAATCACCACTTGCCAACATCCCGGAATGGTACCAAACCACTTGTCCTGTTTGTGGCGGGGCGGCAGAGCGGGAAACGGATACGATGCCGCAATGGGCTGGTTCCAGTTGGTATTTTTTACGATATTTTGATAATAAAAATGACGAAGCTTTTGCATCTGAAGAAAAACTAAAATATTGGATGCCAGTAGACTGGTATAATGGCGGAATGGAACATGTCACGCGACATCTCTTGTATTCCCGGTTCTGGCATCAATTCCTGTTTGACATTGGTTGTGTGCCGGTAAGAGAACCTTATGCTAAACGAACCGCACAGGGTTTGATTCTTGGTAATGATGGCGAAAAGATGTCTAAATCCAAAGGTAATGTCGTTAATCCGAACGATATAATTGAGGAGTTTGGCGCCGATACTTTGAGAACCTATATCATGTTTATTGGTGATTATGAAAAGTCAGCACCATGGTCAGACAATGGGGCAAAAGGTTGTCGTCGTTTTCTGGATCGCGTATGGAAACTTCAAGATATGGTGAGTGCTGAAGCTGGTTATGGAAAAGCATTGGAATCAACAATTCATAAAACCATTAAAAAAGTTAATGATGATTATGAAGAAATGAAATATAATACGGCGATTGCCGCATTGATGACGTTAGTCAATGAGTTTAACCGAGAAAATGAATTGACCCGAGATGCTTTTAAGACTTTTTTGCAGTTGCTTTATCCCGTAGCACCTCATGTTACTTCAGAAATATGGGAAAATATGGAAATGGGTGGAAATTTAGATGATGCCCCCTGGCCGCAATACGACGAAGCTAAAACAGTTGATGATGTTATTGAAATGGCCGTTCAGATTAATGGTAAAGTACGTGGCACAATCACCATCCCGGTTGATGCCGACAAAGAAGCGGCAAAAGCGATTGCGCTTGCTCATGAAAATATTTTGGCTTATACGCAAGGAAAAACGGTGGTCAAAGAAATTTATGTACCCGGAAAGATTTTTAATATTGTGGTAAAATAA
- a CDS encoding HAD hydrolase-like protein codes for MKYSHILFDLDGTLIDSKETICRSFEYALNKMQVPNSKITDVNALIGPPMLTTLQEVFGFTLDEAQKGYQYYLEEYVDNGQMFHAKLYDGVQETVHKLSQLGCFLAVATTKNEINARKIVKKQDLDIETQHVYGTYNDGTRSDKKRIITDLLDDYNITNRSEVLMVGDRHFDIIGAHEVGIDSVGVLYGCGSAKELQDAGPTYLISSINELLTII; via the coding sequence ATGAAATATTCACATATATTGTTTGATCTGGACGGCACACTTATTGATTCAAAAGAGACAATTTGTCGTTCATTTGAATATGCCTTAAATAAAATGCAGGTACCAAATTCAAAAATAACGGATGTTAATGCTCTAATTGGGCCACCAATGCTGACAACTTTGCAGGAAGTTTTTGGATTTACTTTAGATGAAGCCCAAAAAGGGTATCAATATTACCTTGAGGAATATGTCGATAATGGGCAAATGTTTCATGCTAAACTCTATGATGGGGTCCAAGAAACAGTCCACAAACTATCTCAATTAGGGTGCTTTTTAGCTGTAGCAACCACTAAAAATGAAATAAATGCCCGGAAGATTGTAAAAAAGCAGGATCTTGACATTGAAACCCAGCATGTTTACGGGACTTATAACGATGGAACGCGGAGTGATAAAAAACGAATCATTACTGATCTTCTTGATGATTATAATATCACAAATCGATCCGAAGTATTGATGGTGGGGGACCGACATTTCGATATCATTGGTGCCCATGAAGTAGGCATCGATTCAGTTGGCGTTTTATATGGTTGTGGTAGTGCCAAAGAACTGCAGGATGCAGGACCGACTTATTTAATTTCAAGTATTAACGAATTATTGACCATTATCTAG
- the rbr gene encoding rubrerythrin, translated as MGKLQGTQTLVNLMAAFVGECQARMRYTYFASIAKKEGYVQISNIFTETAGNEKEHGELFYKHIAENEYTVGNAVEIPVNATFPVALGDTKNNLLHAASGENEEWNELYPKFAEIAKKEGFDEIAQTWLEVIVAERAHETRYLKLAANIELGRTFKRFSEVKWKCGNCGYIHIGSEAPDECPACKHPQAYFELFAETY; from the coding sequence ATGGGTAAATTACAAGGAACACAAACGTTAGTTAATTTAATGGCGGCTTTTGTTGGAGAATGCCAGGCGAGAATGCGCTATACTTATTTTGCATCAATTGCTAAAAAAGAAGGGTATGTTCAAATCAGTAACATTTTCACGGAAACAGCTGGTAATGAAAAGGAACACGGTGAACTATTTTATAAACACATTGCCGAGAACGAATACACCGTTGGTAATGCAGTCGAAATTCCAGTGAATGCGACTTTCCCTGTTGCGCTTGGGGATACAAAAAATAATTTATTACATGCAGCTTCCGGAGAAAATGAAGAATGGAATGAACTTTATCCTAAATTTGCTGAGATTGCTAAAAAAGAAGGATTTGATGAAATTGCTCAAACCTGGCTTGAAGTTATTGTTGCTGAAAGAGCACATGAAACGCGTTATTTAAAATTGGCGGCTAATATCGAACTGGGACGAACTTTCAAACGTTTTAGTGAGGTTAAATGGAAATGTGGAAACTGTGGTTACATTCATATCGGTTCAGAAGCACCCGATGAGTGTCCAGCCTGCAAACATCCACAAGCTTATTTCGAATTATTTGCTGAAACTTACTAA
- a CDS encoding LemA family protein translates to MIAMLIIIGLIVIIGLWLITSRNSFVSIKNQVEEAFSTMDVYLKKRYDLIPNLVETVKGYATHESETFTKVTAARTAAMNSTSIDEKIANENALSGTLKSLFAVAEAYPQLQANTNFLDLQQQLKSLEDDIANSRKYYNAVVRTMNTKVESFPSNLVASMFGFKKQPFFEVGSQEERENVKVKFN, encoded by the coding sequence ATGATTGCTATGTTAATTATTATTGGTCTTATTGTGATTATTGGTCTGTGGCTGATCACATCGCGTAATAGCTTTGTCAGTATTAAAAATCAGGTTGAAGAAGCATTCTCAACGATGGATGTTTACCTGAAAAAAAGATATGATCTCATTCCCAATCTGGTGGAAACAGTTAAAGGTTACGCCACCCATGAATCAGAAACCTTTACGAAGGTAACTGCGGCCCGTACAGCTGCCATGAATTCGACAAGCATTGACGAAAAAATTGCTAATGAAAATGCTTTATCCGGGACTTTAAAAAGCCTTTTTGCAGTTGCCGAAGCATATCCGCAGCTTCAGGCAAACACCAACTTCCTCGATTTGCAGCAACAACTCAAGTCGCTCGAAGATGACATTGCCAACTCCCGAAAATACTATAATGCCGTTGTTCGAACGATGAATACAAAGGTCGAATCATTCCCCAGTAATCTTGTTGCCAGTATGTTCGGATTTAAGAAACAACCGTTCTTTGAAGTTGGTTCTCAGGAAGAAAGAGAAAATGTTAAAGTTAAGTTTAATTAG
- a CDS encoding alanine racemase, with translation MYPLLKINKKKILENTQAITQRANQLGVKITAITKCTGGNLEIAQAFLDGGATAIGDSRIKNLKNLAPLACEKWLIRVPMPSEVNHTVAYANLSLNSEIKTIRRLNEAAKAQGKSHGILYMLDLGDLREGLFIGDGNLATPEVETLISASFKKLDQDLQEILSMEQIELRGIATNATCVGATIPTPHTFGAFFKVEKMIKEKYKQSCEIISGGNSSAYYLIDNKTLPSEINNLRLGDVILFGRESAYYHSYDYLHQDAFILDVEILELQNKPTYPIGEIGRNAFGEIPNFTDKGIRQRAICGLGRQDTDTDHIFPLLSGLTIEGSSSDHLVIDVTDAAISYEVGDIISLRCDYAGALHAATSAYLETIVVVDN, from the coding sequence ATGTATCCCTTACTTAAAATCAACAAGAAAAAAATCTTAGAAAACACCCAAGCTATTACTCAACGGGCAAACCAGCTTGGCGTTAAGATTACCGCAATCACTAAATGTACTGGTGGAAATCTGGAAATCGCCCAGGCATTTTTAGATGGCGGCGCCACCGCAATTGGTGATTCGCGAATAAAAAATCTTAAAAACCTAGCCCCGCTTGCTTGCGAAAAATGGCTGATTCGAGTGCCTATGCCCAGCGAAGTTAACCATACGGTTGCTTATGCCAATCTCTCGTTAAATAGCGAAATAAAAACCATTCGACGCTTAAACGAAGCTGCCAAAGCCCAAGGTAAATCGCACGGAATCCTATATATGCTTGATCTTGGCGATCTTCGCGAAGGTCTTTTTATTGGTGATGGAAATCTTGCCACCCCCGAAGTTGAAACTTTAATTTCGGCTTCTTTTAAAAAATTGGATCAGGATCTTCAGGAAATTTTATCAATGGAACAGATCGAATTGCGAGGCATCGCAACCAATGCCACCTGTGTCGGCGCAACGATCCCTACCCCGCACACGTTTGGTGCCTTTTTTAAAGTCGAAAAAATGATCAAAGAAAAATATAAACAATCTTGTGAAATTATTTCCGGAGGTAACTCAAGTGCCTATTATCTAATTGATAATAAAACCCTTCCATCCGAAATCAACAATCTCAGATTAGGCGATGTTATCCTATTTGGTCGGGAATCGGCCTATTATCACAGCTATGACTATCTCCATCAGGATGCTTTTATTTTAGACGTTGAAATTCTGGAACTGCAGAATAAACCCACCTACCCAATTGGAGAAATCGGCAGAAATGCCTTTGGCGAGATCCCCAATTTTACCGATAAGGGCATTCGCCAACGGGCCATCTGCGGATTAGGCCGACAAGATACTGACACCGATCATATCTTTCCCCTTCTTTCGGGACTAACCATCGAAGGATCGAGTTCTGATCATTTGGTTATTGACGTTACCGACGCCGCAATTTCTTATGAAGTTGGCGATATCATCAGCTTACGTTGCGACTATGCGGGTGCACTTCACGCTGCTACCTCAGCTTATCTTGAAACAATTGTAGTAGTTGACAATTAA